The Canis lupus dingo isolate Sandy chromosome 11, ASM325472v2, whole genome shotgun sequence genome includes a region encoding these proteins:
- the LOC112650112 gene encoding 60S ribosomal protein L31-like has product MAPTKKGGEKKKGRSAINEVVTREYTTNIHKRIHGVGFKKCAPRALKEIRKFAMKEMGTPDVSIDTRLNKAVWAKGIRNVPYCIRVRLSRKCNEDEDSPNKLYTLVTYVPVTSFKNLQTVNVDEN; this is encoded by the coding sequence ATGGCTCCCACAAAGAAGGGTGGCGAGAAGAAGAAGGGCCGTTCTGCCATCAAtgaggtagtgaccagagaatacACCACCAACATTCACAAACGTATccatggagtgggtttcaagaagTGTGCCCCTCGGGCACTCAAAGAGATCCggaaatttgccatgaaggagatgggaactccagatgtgagcattgacaccaggctcaacaaagctgtctgggccaaaggaataaggaatgttccatacTGTATCCGTGTGCGGTTGTCCAGAAAATGTAATgaggatgaagattcaccaaacaagctctacacGCTGGTTACCTATGTACCTGTCACCAGTTTCAAAAATCTACAGACTgttaatgtggatgagaactaa